In one Trichlorobacter lovleyi SZ genomic region, the following are encoded:
- a CDS encoding TetR/AcrR family transcriptional regulator: protein MTKRRRETTEVRQQQITEAAMQVIGQKGINGATTVEIASAAGISEGNLYRHFRNKEEIIKSVIDKIGNDLAAILAGVAEISDPLQKLEITFKRHLMYIEGNVGVPRTIFSEETIVANENLRARVKGTILMYFQGVKEIVEQGQKIGALGTEMDSQAITSMFIGTIHFAVTRWLMSNFAPKLTDEAEGLWKNFAIAVTHKD from the coding sequence ATGACTAAAAGAAGGCGGGAAACTACTGAGGTCAGGCAGCAGCAGATAACCGAGGCAGCAATGCAGGTTATTGGACAGAAGGGAATAAATGGTGCGACTACAGTTGAGATCGCCTCTGCGGCAGGCATCTCCGAAGGAAACCTTTATCGGCATTTCCGAAACAAAGAAGAAATCATAAAGTCGGTAATTGACAAGATCGGGAACGACTTGGCGGCGATACTGGCTGGCGTGGCAGAAATAAGTGATCCACTACAAAAGCTGGAAATCACATTTAAACGCCACCTCATGTACATAGAAGGGAATGTTGGCGTTCCAAGAACAATTTTCTCAGAAGAAACAATTGTGGCGAATGAGAATCTTCGAGCAAGGGTGAAAGGCACTATTTTAATGTACTTCCAAGGTGTCAAGGAAATAGTTGAACAGGGGCAGAAGATTGGTGCGCTTGGCACTGAAATGGACTCGCAGGCGATCACCAGCATGTTCATCGGCACTATCCACTTTGCTGTCACGCGGTGGTTGATGAGTAATTTTGCACCGAAACTTACCGATGAGGCGGAGGGGCTTTGGAAGAACTTTGCAATAGCAGTAACTCACAAAGATTAA
- a CDS encoding magnesium chelatase subunit ChlI family protein — protein sequence MVAFRGEFRLRTSAVLHKNCRERLTHPCPCGFLGDISHTCSCTPIAIKRYRSRISGPLLDRIDLHVEVPAVAYRDLSDSRETESSAAIAARVTQARNLQQERFKGTKVHCNAQMNARLIKKHCELDQNGHRMLELAGEKLGFSARSYSRILKVARTIADLAGSEAIRDQHLAEAIQYRSLDRKTS from the coding sequence GTGGTAGCTTTTCGAGGGGAATTTCGATTGAGAACGAGTGCCGTCTTACATAAGAATTGTAGAGAAAGGTTAACACACCCCTGTCCTTGTGGATTTTTAGGAGATATTTCGCATACTTGCAGTTGCACACCCATCGCCATCAAACGTTATCGTTCCCGTATTTCAGGGCCACTGCTGGATCGGATTGACCTGCATGTTGAAGTTCCTGCCGTCGCCTACCGTGACCTGTCTGACAGCCGTGAAACTGAAAGCTCTGCCGCAATCGCGGCTCGGGTAACCCAGGCCAGAAACCTGCAGCAGGAGCGCTTCAAAGGGACCAAGGTCCACTGCAACGCCCAGATGAACGCCCGCCTGATCAAGAAACACTGTGAACTTGACCAGAACGGGCACCGAATGCTGGAACTGGCCGGAGAAAAACTGGGATTCTCCGCCCGCAGCTACTCCCGTATTCTGAAGGTTGCCCGCACCATTGCCGATCTGGCCGGGTCAGAAGCTATCCGCGACCAGCACCTGGCCGAGGCGATCCAGTATCGGAGTTTGGATAGGAAGACATCGTGA
- a CDS encoding Fic family protein, producing MKTSPTQQHLADALTVLKKLQDDGKSVIKSTELKRIQLSSLVKNGFLRQILKGWYMPSRPDEQMGDSTPWFAAMREFIAGYCTERFGDNWHVSPDLSLSLHAGSTLLPKQVTVHSPLAKNGTLSLPNGCSLFDYKAVESMTADKVTMVGTLRVLMPETALIKAPPSFYRNHARDAQIVLSGVRDVSTLLRELLEGGHSTIAGRLAGALRAVGRAEHADQILATMRSGGYMVTESNPFEELLPMNLLTHSESRHALRIRLMWHEMRQPVLELFPQEPGIPENIDLFMSRIEEQYQLDAYHSLSIEGYRVSDELISRVSRGDWNPENTREDSESRNAMAARGYWLAHNEVMATIRRIFSGANPGTAFRSDHAAWHRSLFSPSVDAGILSAVDLAGYRNAQVYIRNAAHVPPSKEAVREMMPELCDLLEAESSSAVRGVLGHFIFVYIHPYMDGNGRIGRFLMNAMLASGGFSWTIIPVDRRKEYMEALDAASFGGDIRPFAAFVRSCRVE from the coding sequence ATGAAGACCAGTCCGACTCAGCAACATCTGGCAGATGCCCTGACTGTCCTGAAAAAACTGCAGGATGACGGGAAATCCGTCATCAAGTCAACTGAACTCAAGCGAATCCAGTTGTCATCGCTTGTAAAAAACGGCTTCCTGAGACAGATCCTCAAGGGTTGGTATATGCCGTCCCGTCCTGATGAACAGATGGGTGACAGCACCCCCTGGTTTGCTGCCATGCGTGAGTTTATTGCCGGGTACTGCACGGAACGGTTCGGTGATAACTGGCATGTGTCACCCGACCTGTCCCTGTCCCTCCATGCCGGTAGCACACTGTTGCCGAAACAGGTCACGGTCCACTCCCCCCTGGCAAAGAACGGAACTCTCTCCCTGCCGAACGGTTGCAGTCTTTTTGACTACAAAGCTGTGGAATCCATGACTGCCGACAAAGTGACGATGGTCGGCACTCTCCGCGTTCTCATGCCTGAAACCGCCCTGATAAAGGCTCCGCCCTCCTTTTACCGAAACCATGCCCGTGATGCGCAAATTGTGCTGTCCGGGGTCAGGGATGTATCCACTCTTCTCCGGGAACTTCTGGAGGGTGGACACAGCACAATCGCCGGCAGACTTGCCGGAGCGTTGCGAGCTGTCGGGCGGGCGGAACATGCCGATCAGATTCTGGCAACCATGCGTTCTGGCGGATACATGGTTACGGAATCCAATCCTTTTGAGGAACTTCTGCCGATGAATCTGCTGACGCACAGCGAATCCCGCCATGCTCTGCGGATACGACTCATGTGGCATGAGATGCGCCAGCCGGTTCTTGAACTGTTTCCACAGGAACCGGGGATTCCTGAAAATATCGATCTCTTCATGTCCCGTATTGAAGAGCAGTATCAACTGGATGCCTACCACTCTCTCTCCATAGAAGGATACCGGGTATCCGATGAACTGATCAGTCGTGTATCCCGTGGTGACTGGAACCCGGAAAATACCCGGGAGGATTCCGAGTCGCGCAATGCCATGGCTGCGCGCGGTTATTGGTTGGCCCACAATGAAGTCATGGCCACGATCCGCAGGATATTTTCAGGTGCAAACCCGGGCACGGCATTCCGTTCAGACCATGCCGCCTGGCACCGCAGTCTGTTTTCGCCCAGTGTGGATGCCGGCATCCTGTCGGCTGTCGATCTTGCGGGATACCGCAACGCACAGGTGTATATCCGCAACGCCGCCCATGTGCCCCCTTCGAAGGAGGCTGTGCGCGAGATGATGCCGGAGTTATGTGATCTGCTTGAAGCTGAGTCCTCTTCTGCTGTCAGGGGGGTGCTGGGTCACTTCATCTTTGTCTACATTCACCCCTACATGGATGGCAACGGCAGGATCGGTCGTTTCCTGATGAACGCCATGCTCGCTTCGGGCGGTTTCAGTTGGACTATCATTCCGGTGGACCGACGTAAAGAATACATGGAAGCGCTTGATGCTGCCTCATTCGGTGGCGATATACGACCATTTGCCGCTTTCGTCCGTTCGTGCCGCGTTGAGTAA
- a CDS encoding ferredoxin, with the protein MAKKAWVDQAECISCGLCVDNLPDVFRFDDSGKAECFDSYAATEDEIQANAIDICPVSCIHWEE; encoded by the coding sequence ATGGCAAAAAAAGCATGGGTTGATCAGGCTGAATGCATTAGCTGCGGACTGTGTGTTGACAACCTACCCGATGTCTTCCGTTTTGATGATAGCGGCAAGGCGGAATGTTTTGATTCCTATGCTGCAACCGAGGATGAAATCCAAGCCAATGCCATCGATATATGCCCTGTATCGTGTATCCATTGGGAGGAGTGA
- a CDS encoding helix-turn-helix domain-containing protein, translating to MLTFLYNSYVRRHSFSIEIPLEKLPLPGYPTNPVTIGDHIRKRRMDLGLLQREVAEIIGVTESSVWNWEHGVEPELQYNPRIIKFLGYIPFDCPDDTVGRLAWYKRAMGMNLDHLGEAMGRDPEQLSDWLSGRHNPFRKNREKIELFLENQKTFLLPEKRR from the coding sequence GTGTTAACCTTTCTCTACAATTCTTATGTAAGACGGCACTCGTTCTCAATCGAAATTCCCCTCGAAAAGCTACCACTCCCCGGCTATCCCACCAATCCCGTGACCATCGGTGACCACATCCGCAAACGGCGAATGGATCTCGGTCTTCTCCAGAGAGAAGTCGCGGAAATCATCGGCGTTACTGAGTCTTCGGTCTGGAATTGGGAACACGGAGTGGAACCAGAACTGCAATATAATCCAAGAATTATCAAATTTCTAGGTTATATTCCGTTCGACTGTCCGGATGACACAGTGGGGCGGCTTGCGTGGTACAAGAGAGCGATGGGGATGAACCTGGATCATCTAGGTGAAGCGATGGGCCGTGATCCGGAACAACTGTCGGATTGGTTGAGTGGCCGGCATAATCCGTTTCGGAAGAACCGGGAGAAGATCGAGCTGTTTCTGGAAAACCAGAAGACCTTCCTTCTTCCAGAGAAAAGACGGTGA
- a CDS encoding CopD family protein, which yields MPKKVLQQIVGLFLFMSFVMLLPHQVGATEEYAKQTAQACAICHFDPGGGGELTTAGKAFAESLQIKKVNPERGTFVKVFRLAIGYIHFLTAIFWFGTILYVHLILKPAYAASGLPRGELRVGIVSMIVIGVTGSILTYYRVSSSDTLFHTRFGILLTIKICLYLVMVLSALFVITVIGPRLKAKRKELLYPNSTGELTLEGLASYDGIEGRPAYFAFEGKIYDATHSLLWKQGTHMGRHNAGNDLTEALNLAPHGREKVTAMTVVGELIASSPRKAPLHERVFFFMAHMNLTLVFIIILILSLWRWG from the coding sequence ATGCCAAAAAAAGTTTTACAGCAAATTGTCGGATTATTTCTCTTTATGTCATTCGTGATGTTGCTGCCCCATCAGGTTGGTGCTACCGAGGAGTATGCCAAGCAGACCGCCCAGGCATGCGCTATCTGCCACTTTGATCCTGGAGGTGGAGGAGAACTGACAACGGCCGGTAAGGCATTTGCCGAATCTCTCCAAATCAAGAAAGTAAACCCTGAAAGGGGCACATTCGTAAAAGTGTTCCGATTGGCAATCGGCTATATCCACTTCCTGACTGCAATTTTCTGGTTCGGTACGATCCTTTACGTGCACCTAATTCTCAAGCCAGCTTATGCGGCCAGCGGCCTCCCACGCGGTGAACTGAGAGTCGGGATCGTCTCGATGATTGTCATTGGTGTAACCGGTTCCATTTTGACCTACTATCGGGTGTCTTCATCGGACACACTCTTCCACACTCGCTTCGGCATTCTACTGACCATAAAGATCTGCCTCTATCTGGTGATGGTGCTCTCTGCCCTGTTCGTTATCACCGTCATCGGACCGCGCCTCAAAGCAAAAAGGAAGGAACTGTTATACCCTAACAGTACTGGCGAATTAACTCTTGAGGGTTTGGCAAGCTACGATGGGATAGAAGGACGGCCTGCCTATTTTGCCTTCGAGGGAAAAATCTACGATGCAACTCACAGCCTGCTCTGGAAACAGGGCACGCACATGGGGAGACACAATGCCGGCAATGACTTGACAGAAGCGTTGAATCTTGCACCGCATGGTCGAGAGAAGGTGACTGCCATGACTGTCGTAGGGGAGCTCATCGCTTCAAGTCCTCGAAAAGCACCACTGCACGAACGGGTATTTTTCTTCATGGCACATATGAACCTGACGCTTGTTTTCATCATTATTCTGATACTTTCTCTTTGGAGATGGGGGTAA
- a CDS encoding DnaJ C-terminal domain-containing protein codes for MNNYQDYYKTLGVEKKATQDEIQRAYRKLARKYHPDINKESSAEEKFKQLNEAYEVLGDPEKRAKYDHLGSGWDGQFANQGYQDGDNVQYHYSNADPGQFSDFFQNLFGGGGWNFTEESNFHGGGVRRRRGRDHETAINISLADAYHGAKKSIELERAELGSDGRPTRTRRSYDITIPQGVTDGSLIRLANQGGSGSGGGDAGDLFLRVNILPDSRFTLNGHDLATTVDIAPWEAALGGKVLVPTVDGRINLSVPAGTQSGQSLRVRGKGMPVAPGRFGDLLVNVRIVVPQHLTARERHLFEELAKESRFEPRK; via the coding sequence ATGAACAACTACCAGGACTACTACAAAACACTCGGCGTCGAGAAAAAAGCAACTCAGGATGAAATCCAGCGGGCGTATCGCAAGCTGGCTCGCAAATACCATCCTGACATTAATAAGGAAAGCTCCGCTGAGGAAAAGTTCAAACAGCTCAATGAAGCCTACGAGGTTCTGGGTGACCCGGAAAAAAGAGCCAAGTATGATCATCTCGGCAGCGGTTGGGATGGGCAATTTGCCAATCAGGGTTATCAGGATGGCGATAATGTCCAATACCATTACTCCAATGCCGACCCGGGGCAGTTCAGTGACTTCTTCCAGAACCTGTTCGGTGGTGGCGGATGGAACTTCACGGAGGAAAGCAATTTTCATGGTGGCGGCGTCAGGAGGCGTCGGGGGCGCGACCATGAAACCGCCATCAACATATCATTGGCTGATGCCTACCATGGCGCAAAGAAGAGCATCGAACTAGAGCGGGCTGAACTGGGCAGTGACGGCAGGCCGACCAGAACCAGGCGCAGCTATGATATCACCATCCCCCAAGGAGTGACTGATGGCTCCTTGATCCGCCTGGCTAACCAAGGCGGGAGCGGGAGCGGTGGTGGAGATGCAGGAGACCTGTTTCTGCGGGTGAACATACTTCCCGATAGTCGCTTCACGCTCAACGGACACGACCTTGCCACTACCGTTGATATAGCTCCCTGGGAGGCTGCCCTGGGAGGGAAAGTCTTGGTGCCTACTGTCGATGGGCGCATTAACCTTTCCGTGCCCGCCGGCACCCAAAGCGGTCAGAGCCTGCGGGTGCGTGGAAAGGGAATGCCGGTCGCCCCGGGCAGGTTCGGCGACCTGCTGGTAAATGTCCGCATTGTTGTGCCACAGCATCTCACAGCCAGGGAGCGGCACCTCTTTGAAGAACTGGCAAAAGAATCACGATTTGAGCCGCGAAAGTAA
- a CDS encoding Hsp20/alpha crystallin family protein encodes MAANSLTERNDERNVQAREETRSNEKYIRPAVNIIETEEGLVLTADIPGASKEALDVNVEKGILTITAPAQHTTQGTSAYREFELASYYRQFTIPESLDHEKAKAEYVNGILTLKVPKAEVAKPKRISVQVG; translated from the coding sequence ATGGCAGCAAACAGCTTGACCGAAAGAAATGATGAACGGAATGTTCAGGCTCGTGAAGAAACACGGTCGAATGAGAAATATATCCGCCCGGCGGTGAATATCATCGAGACCGAAGAAGGACTTGTCCTTACCGCAGATATTCCCGGTGCATCCAAGGAAGCTCTCGATGTCAACGTCGAAAAAGGCATCCTGACCATCACTGCGCCGGCCCAGCATACCACGCAGGGAACCTCTGCATATCGTGAATTCGAACTGGCCAGTTACTACCGGCAGTTCACGATTCCTGAAAGCCTCGACCATGAAAAAGCAAAGGCAGAGTATGTCAACGGTATTCTGACCCTGAAGGTGCCTAAGGCGGAGGTCGCCAAACCAAAACGGATTTCCGTACAGGTCGGGTAA
- a CDS encoding S1C family serine protease, which yields MIQKTADPFLRRLRWLTIAVITVLFAWHALSWADRAFQKESATPRAVTARGDLAADEKSTIELFERSRDSVVYISTSERVMDFWSRNIFTIPRGTGSGFIWDDKGHIVTNFHVIEGASEARVRLSDGKEYKASLVGASPMHDLAVLKIGTRFKGHSLPVGTSHNLKVGQKVFAIGNPFGLDWTLTTGIVSALDRSLKGESGSIIEHLIQTDAAINPGNSGGPLLDSAGRLIGINTAIYSPSGASAGVGFAVPVDTVNRVVPQLIGQGKYVRPSLGIEIDQDLNEAITEQLGVKGVAILKVRSNSPAARAGFRGITINRDRTITPGDIITAVQGKQVETIPKLLARLDDFKVGDTVTITILRDGKQQQRSVQLQAE from the coding sequence ATGATACAGAAAACTGCCGATCCGTTCCTGCGCCGCCTGCGTTGGTTGACCATCGCCGTTATCACCGTACTGTTTGCCTGGCATGCCCTGTCATGGGCAGACCGGGCTTTCCAGAAAGAATCGGCAACCCCACGTGCGGTTACCGCCCGCGGCGATCTGGCTGCCGATGAGAAATCGACCATTGAACTGTTCGAGCGTTCACGAGATTCGGTCGTGTATATATCGACTTCAGAACGGGTCATGGACTTCTGGAGCCGCAATATCTTCACCATACCTCGTGGTACTGGATCAGGTTTCATCTGGGACGATAAAGGGCATATTGTAACAAACTTTCATGTTATCGAAGGGGCTTCAGAGGCCCGGGTCAGATTGTCGGACGGCAAGGAGTACAAGGCCAGTCTGGTCGGCGCCAGCCCCATGCACGATCTTGCTGTGCTGAAGATCGGCACCCGCTTCAAAGGACATTCGCTGCCGGTTGGCACCTCACACAACCTGAAGGTCGGCCAGAAGGTCTTTGCCATCGGCAACCCGTTCGGTCTCGACTGGACCCTGACCACCGGGATCGTCTCTGCTCTGGACCGGTCATTGAAGGGAGAATCCGGCAGCATCATCGAGCATCTGATCCAGACCGATGCCGCCATCAACCCGGGCAACTCCGGTGGGCCACTCCTTGATTCAGCCGGCCGGCTCATCGGCATCAATACCGCTATTTACAGTCCGTCCGGCGCATCAGCCGGAGTAGGGTTTGCCGTGCCGGTGGATACCGTCAACCGGGTGGTTCCACAACTGATTGGTCAAGGGAAATATGTTCGTCCATCCCTGGGAATTGAAATTGACCAGGATCTCAACGAGGCGATTACGGAGCAGCTTGGCGTCAAAGGTGTGGCAATACTTAAGGTGCGTTCAAATTCTCCGGCAGCGCGGGCAGGGTTCAGAGGCATAACCATTAATCGTGACCGAACAATTACTCCTGGTGATATAATTACAGCCGTACAAGGAAAACAGGTCGAAACGATTCCCAAATTGCTGGCTCGATTGGATGACTTCAAAGTGGGCGATACGGTGACCATCACCATTCTCCGTGATGGCAAACAGCAGCAGCGCAGCGTTCAGTTGCAGGCAGAGTAA
- a CDS encoding DUF6448 family protein, giving the protein MKKRINKFAGTLAVAVACFGLLLTPRFAAAHCDTMDGPVVQDARKALNTKDVTPVLKWIQVKDEKTVKDAFKKALAAQGKKQQQAAEKKFFESLVRVHRAGEGAPFTGLKPAGEVEPVIAEADKALAGGSPDGLVKMVTDSVSQGIRQRYEKVAEALKHKDEKVQKGREYVEAYVEYTHYVERLQMDAEGHAAHHGESAHKKHAVQKLEHGH; this is encoded by the coding sequence ATGAAGAAACGTATCAATAAGTTTGCTGGAACTTTGGCTGTTGCTGTTGCCTGCTTCGGTCTGCTGCTCACCCCACGGTTTGCCGCAGCCCATTGTGACACCATGGATGGTCCGGTTGTCCAAGATGCCCGAAAGGCTCTTAATACCAAAGATGTCACACCGGTTCTCAAATGGATACAGGTCAAGGATGAGAAAACTGTGAAAGATGCCTTCAAAAAGGCACTCGCCGCTCAAGGGAAGAAACAACAGCAAGCTGCGGAGAAGAAGTTTTTCGAATCATTGGTAAGGGTCCACCGTGCTGGCGAAGGCGCACCCTTCACAGGCCTGAAGCCCGCAGGCGAAGTGGAGCCGGTTATCGCCGAGGCGGACAAAGCGTTGGCCGGAGGTTCTCCCGACGGCTTGGTAAAGATGGTGACCGATTCGGTCAGCCAAGGTATTCGCCAGAGATACGAGAAGGTGGCTGAAGCGCTCAAGCACAAGGATGAGAAAGTACAGAAAGGACGTGAATACGTGGAGGCCTACGTCGAATATACCCATTACGTGGAGCGCTTGCAGATGGATGCGGAGGGGCATGCGGCGCATCATGGGGAGTCTGCTCACAAAAAACATGCAGTTCAGAAGCTCGAGCATGGCCATTGA
- a CDS encoding Hsp20/alpha crystallin family protein, translating to MSNLLPERWSEALERVNDKIGHFLTKVAPWKKQEQSPERITTDTLPAFMKLGGPLLDMHETPEELIVRAEVPGLNKDDFSVELVGRRLTIHGEKKIVREQKGGDGCLISERRYGSFSRSISLPYDIDEKTIKADLKQGVLTVRLPKPEKEQHTRYRVPVS from the coding sequence ATGTCTAACCTGTTGCCTGAAAGATGGAGTGAGGCGCTGGAGCGGGTTAACGACAAGATCGGCCATTTCCTGACCAAGGTGGCGCCATGGAAGAAACAGGAACAGTCACCTGAAAGGATAACAACCGATACCCTTCCAGCATTCATGAAACTTGGTGGTCCGCTGCTGGACATGCATGAGACCCCTGAAGAGCTGATTGTCAGGGCAGAAGTACCGGGACTGAATAAAGATGACTTTTCAGTCGAGCTTGTCGGCAGGCGGTTGACAATACATGGAGAGAAGAAAATCGTACGAGAACAGAAAGGGGGTGATGGGTGCCTTATTTCAGAACGCAGGTACGGCAGTTTTTCCCGCAGCATCTCGCTGCCGTACGATATAGATGAGAAGACCATTAAAGCGGACCTCAAACAGGGGGTCCTCACGGTCCGGCTCCCAAAGCCGGAAAAGGAACAGCATACCCGCTATCGGGTGCCTGTCTCCTGA
- a CDS encoding chaperone modulator CbpM, whose translation MTVQHYEIIISRKHELVSVPGITIHELSRLCDCHLTVARRLFSIGLIEPLTAGDTPLFDQSAVVRARKALRLKRDLRLNFDAIALVMDLLDRIDELERRI comes from the coding sequence ATGACAGTCCAACACTATGAAATTATTATCAGCAGAAAGCATGAACTGGTCTCCGTGCCGGGGATAACCATCCATGAGTTGAGCAGGCTGTGCGATTGTCACCTGACGGTGGCGAGACGGCTCTTCTCAATCGGCCTCATTGAACCGTTGACTGCCGGAGATACTCCGCTGTTTGATCAAAGCGCCGTGGTTCGGGCACGCAAAGCACTGCGACTGAAACGGGACCTGCGGCTCAATTTCGATGCCATTGCCCTGGTAATGGATTTACTTGACCGCATCGACGAACTGGAACGACGAATATAA
- the ric gene encoding iron-sulfur cluster repair di-iron protein, which produces MQEITGNKTIGEIVATDFRTATVFEKHGIDFCCGGKVALAATCTEKRLDLNTITSELEAVQNEPVERDQNYSSWSLPFLADYIVNTHHVYLKENDEQIAAYARKIAGVHGAHHPEVIRIATIFEKIATDMVGHLKEEEEVFFPALKRADAARTAGSTPEAKDRETIRVSLLRLHREHEEIGDAIHEIRHLANDYVIPDDVCNTFMLTYKKLSEFEDDLHKHVHLENNILFLKATQL; this is translated from the coding sequence ATGCAAGAAATAACAGGGAACAAAACCATCGGTGAGATTGTCGCAACAGATTTCAGGACTGCCACAGTATTTGAAAAACACGGCATCGATTTTTGCTGCGGTGGCAAGGTTGCTCTCGCGGCAACTTGCACAGAGAAAAGACTCGATCTTAACACGATAACAAGCGAACTTGAGGCGGTGCAGAATGAACCTGTTGAACGGGACCAGAATTATTCATCATGGTCGCTGCCGTTTCTTGCCGACTATATCGTCAATACGCACCATGTTTATCTCAAGGAGAATGATGAGCAGATTGCCGCTTATGCCCGAAAGATTGCCGGTGTTCATGGGGCACACCACCCTGAGGTAATCCGGATCGCGACAATTTTCGAGAAGATCGCAACCGACATGGTTGGGCATCTGAAGGAGGAGGAAGAGGTGTTCTTCCCAGCTCTCAAGCGTGCCGATGCGGCTAGAACAGCAGGTTCGACACCTGAGGCCAAGGATCGGGAAACAATCCGGGTGTCTCTGCTCAGGCTCCATCGCGAGCACGAAGAGATCGGCGATGCCATCCATGAGATCCGCCATCTCGCAAATGATTATGTGATCCCTGACGATGTCTGCAATACCTTCATGCTAACCTACAAGAAGCTCAGTGAGTTTGAAGATGATCTCCACAAGCATGTTCATCTGGAGAATAACATTCTCTTCTTGAAGGCGACGCAACTTTAA
- a CDS encoding thioredoxin family protein, translating into MATASYLISCPSCGTGNRIPADKEGVRGRCGNCKSALPPLYCHPQQMTDRTFDSFINSYPGPVLAEFWAPTUPHCHTFAPVVRTVAEKLAGQAAVVQINTQDNPNLAARFGIRGIPVIVLLKQGRVVDQLPGAHPLDAVLAWFRRKV; encoded by the coding sequence ATGGCTACGGCAAGCTACCTGATTTCCTGCCCATCCTGCGGCACTGGCAACCGCATCCCGGCCGATAAAGAGGGTGTGCGGGGGCGCTGCGGCAACTGCAAGTCAGCATTGCCGCCGCTGTATTGCCATCCACAGCAGATGACCGACCGGACCTTCGACTCTTTCATCAACTCCTATCCCGGTCCGGTGCTGGCAGAGTTTTGGGCACCCACCTGACCGCACTGCCACACCTTCGCACCGGTGGTGCGAACCGTAGCTGAAAAACTGGCCGGCCAGGCCGCAGTAGTGCAGATCAATACCCAGGACAATCCAAATCTGGCAGCCCGATTCGGTATCAGGGGTATTCCGGTCATTGTGCTGTTGAAACAGGGACGTGTTGTCGATCAATTACCAGGAGCACATCCGCTTGATGCGGTGCTGGCATGGTTCCGTCGAAAGGTATGA
- a CDS encoding helix-turn-helix transcriptional regulator, producing MASPVNRTYLRQTRDAAELLGKLIRLGRKERKITEEELSGRAGISRRTLQKIERGDPKCEIGLVFEVANIVGVKLFNDEENSIRYTFGRHIDDKLALLPKRVRRPVKVNDDF from the coding sequence ATGGCCTCTCCAGTTAACCGCACATATCTCCGTCAGACCCGGGATGCCGCTGAGCTGTTGGGTAAACTCATCCGGCTTGGCAGAAAAGAACGCAAGATAACCGAGGAAGAGCTGTCCGGACGGGCGGGGATTTCCAGAAGGACCTTGCAGAAGATCGAGCGCGGCGATCCGAAATGTGAAATCGGCCTGGTGTTCGAGGTTGCCAATATAGTCGGAGTAAAGCTTTTCAACGATGAGGAGAATTCAATTCGTTACACCTTCGGCAGGCACATTGACGATAAGCTGGCCCTGCTGCCCAAGCGGGTACGTAGACCGGTAAAGGTCAATGATGATTTTTGA